Proteins from one Natrinema salinisoli genomic window:
- a CDS encoding DUF7471 family protein, giving the protein MVVAMSVASEWLDPQLAPVLVLVIALAVLGTTVLFVAGLVAYSRRRTFRYLLITVVLGLLVVRSVTGFGTVLGLVPMTVHHLVEHGFDFLIAVLVLYAVYRSGPANDAFRAESDD; this is encoded by the coding sequence ATGGTGGTCGCAATGTCGGTCGCGAGCGAGTGGCTGGATCCGCAGCTCGCACCCGTTCTCGTCCTCGTAATCGCCCTCGCAGTGCTGGGAACGACGGTGCTGTTCGTCGCCGGACTGGTGGCGTACTCCCGACGACGGACGTTCCGGTATCTGCTGATCACGGTCGTCCTCGGCCTGCTCGTCGTCCGGTCGGTGACCGGCTTCGGGACGGTCCTCGGACTCGTCCCGATGACGGTCCATCACCTCGTCGAACACGGCTTCGACTTCCTGATCGCGGTGCTGGTGCTCTACGCGGTGTACCGGAGCGGTCCGGCGAACGACGCGTTCAGAGCCGAATCCGACGACTAG
- a CDS encoding AAA family ATPase encodes MSVPDAAATAETVVDEILSAVVADRTVLEEVLAGVLARGHVLLEDVPGTGKTLTAQSFATALGLEFSRIQFTPDLMPADITGSYVFEEETGEFHFTEGPVFANVVLADEINRAPPKTQSALLEAMAEGQVTVDGDTHELPDPFVVIATQNPVEQEGTFELPEAQRDRFMVKTSLGYPDADGTRELIDRRADRDRPDPTVGRIVDRERVLELQRVPEGIAVEEPVRDYIADVCRTTRTDGRVDVGVSPRGVQRLFEASRAHAVLEGREYVVPEDIKRIAAPTLAHRLVLTPEASVDGVSRRAIVDAVLEDCEVPAMERPSAEQ; translated from the coding sequence ATGTCAGTCCCCGACGCCGCAGCGACAGCGGAGACCGTCGTCGACGAGATCCTCTCTGCAGTCGTCGCCGATCGAACCGTCCTCGAGGAGGTACTCGCCGGCGTGCTCGCCCGCGGACACGTGTTGCTCGAGGACGTCCCCGGAACGGGAAAGACGCTCACCGCACAGTCGTTCGCCACCGCGCTCGGACTGGAGTTCTCCCGGATTCAGTTCACGCCGGATCTGATGCCGGCCGACATCACTGGTTCGTACGTCTTCGAGGAGGAAACGGGCGAGTTCCATTTCACCGAAGGTCCGGTGTTCGCGAACGTAGTTCTCGCCGACGAGATCAATCGCGCGCCGCCGAAGACCCAATCCGCGCTGCTCGAGGCGATGGCGGAAGGGCAGGTGACGGTCGACGGCGACACCCACGAACTCCCGGACCCGTTCGTCGTCATCGCGACGCAAAACCCCGTCGAGCAGGAGGGTACGTTCGAACTCCCCGAAGCCCAGCGCGACCGGTTCATGGTGAAGACTTCGCTCGGCTATCCCGACGCCGACGGCACGCGCGAACTGATCGATCGCCGGGCCGACCGCGACCGCCCCGACCCGACCGTCGGGCGAATCGTCGACCGCGAACGCGTGCTCGAACTCCAGCGCGTCCCCGAGGGAATCGCAGTCGAGGAGCCGGTCCGGGACTACATCGCGGACGTCTGTCGGACGACCCGGACCGACGGTCGCGTCGACGTCGGCGTCTCGCCGCGGGGCGTCCAGCGGCTGTTCGAGGCGAGTCGCGCCCACGCCGTCCTCGAGGGACGCGAGTACGTCGTTCCGGAGGATATCAAGCGGATCGCCGCCCCGACGCTCGCCCACCGCCTCGTGTTGACGCCGGAAGCGAGCGTCGACGGCGTTTCTCGGCGTGCAATCGTCGACGCCGTGCTCGAGGACTGTGAGGTGCCGGCGATGGAACGGCCCTCAGCGGAACAGTAA
- a CDS encoding DUF58 domain-containing protein — MTGPTADRLDGGEWAVAATLSLAGLGIAVGSQLLVAAATLPLWYVAAAVLGTEPEAMIRVQRRVSVSDDSSDGTATEGPVSGTPGETVTVRTSVQNAGSDAILDLRIVDGVPDAIPVIAGSPRACVTLEPLEETTLEYEVELRRGEHAFDDATVRARDLTGTVAETWAASVAGDGAIDSSRIVETVPLGDGTNDYAGDVPTDEGGTGIEFHSVREYEPGDPVSAIDWRRYANTRELATVEYRAERSTRIVCVVDARSSQFRAATTANVPAVARSAQAAERTFETLVAAGHPTGAIAVHDNDLTTVAPGTDPATRRELSRLMDEIREPSNSIHLSYSRTETDVTDLAGRLPGEAQVYLFSSFIDDEPTELVEGLRARGYAVRVVSPDVTAGADDVATRLAALERGTRLTRARTAGARVLDWDRDESLGVRLRNVTGEVGRR, encoded by the coding sequence ATGACCGGCCCGACCGCCGACCGTCTCGACGGCGGCGAGTGGGCCGTCGCGGCGACGCTCTCGCTCGCGGGGCTGGGCATCGCCGTCGGCAGCCAGCTGCTCGTCGCCGCCGCCACGCTCCCGCTGTGGTACGTCGCCGCGGCAGTCCTGGGAACCGAACCGGAAGCGATGATCCGCGTTCAGCGCCGGGTCTCGGTTTCGGACGACTCGAGCGACGGGACCGCAACGGAAGGCCCGGTATCAGGGACCCCCGGCGAGACCGTCACGGTACGAACGAGCGTCCAGAACGCCGGCTCGGACGCGATCCTCGACCTGCGCATCGTCGACGGCGTTCCCGACGCGATACCGGTGATCGCCGGCTCCCCGCGTGCGTGTGTCACCCTCGAGCCGCTCGAGGAAACGACCCTGGAGTACGAGGTCGAACTCCGGCGCGGCGAGCACGCGTTCGACGACGCCACGGTTCGAGCGCGCGATCTCACGGGAACGGTGGCCGAGACGTGGGCGGCGAGCGTCGCCGGCGACGGCGCGATCGACTCGTCGCGGATCGTCGAGACGGTTCCGCTCGGTGACGGGACGAACGACTACGCCGGCGACGTCCCGACGGACGAGGGCGGCACCGGCATCGAGTTCCACTCCGTCCGCGAGTACGAGCCCGGCGATCCGGTGAGCGCGATCGACTGGCGGCGATACGCCAACACGCGGGAGCTGGCGACCGTCGAGTACCGCGCCGAGCGATCGACGCGGATCGTCTGCGTCGTCGACGCTCGCTCGAGCCAGTTCCGTGCGGCGACGACTGCGAACGTGCCTGCCGTCGCCCGTTCGGCACAGGCCGCCGAGCGAACGTTCGAAACGCTCGTGGCCGCGGGCCACCCGACCGGAGCCATCGCCGTTCACGACAACGATCTCACGACCGTCGCCCCGGGCACGGATCCGGCGACGCGACGGGAGCTGTCCCGCCTGATGGACGAGATACGGGAGCCGTCGAACTCGATTCACCTCTCCTATTCTCGAACGGAAACCGACGTGACGGACCTCGCCGGCAGACTGCCCGGCGAAGCACAGGTGTACCTGTTTTCCTCGTTCATCGACGACGAACCGACCGAGCTCGTCGAGGGACTCCGCGCACGTGGGTACGCCGTCCGCGTCGTCTCGCCCGACGTCACCGCCGGCGCCGACGACGTCGCGACGCGGCTCGCGGCACTCGAGCGGGGAACGCGGCTCACTCGAGCCCGTACGGCCGGGGCCCGCGTCCTCGACTGGGACCGCGACGAATCGCTGGGCGTCCGCCTGCGCAATGTAACGGGGGAGGTGGGACGCCGATGA
- a CDS encoding DUF7269 family protein has translation MSRRSAPGPWQRAVARIGAIDPERFATVVVSAGAVLAIAAVVLGGFVSSVRLFVAPLYLFAVLLPVLGVVIAAGVCWRVWTADRSRAPPLLEGTPPEEATTPTEHAAGREADRTLTAAAHGWYRCRPNESIADVRRRLTDGVVRVITTKRGLAADAARDAVRSGTWTDDPVAAAFLADDVRQPLGERLRATVDPGAAHVRRVRRTLAAIEAIDDGTADVDAEVDG, from the coding sequence GTGAGCCGACGCTCGGCTCCGGGTCCGTGGCAGCGAGCGGTCGCCAGAATCGGCGCGATCGACCCCGAACGATTCGCGACGGTCGTGGTCAGTGCGGGCGCCGTTCTGGCCATCGCCGCGGTGGTACTCGGCGGCTTCGTCTCGTCTGTGCGGCTCTTCGTCGCCCCGCTCTACCTGTTCGCAGTACTCCTCCCGGTGCTCGGCGTGGTGATCGCGGCGGGCGTGTGCTGGCGAGTGTGGACCGCCGACCGATCGCGGGCTCCCCCGCTGCTCGAGGGAACACCGCCCGAGGAGGCTACCACACCGACGGAGCACGCTGCCGGCCGAGAGGCGGACCGAACGCTCACCGCCGCTGCACACGGCTGGTACCGCTGTCGGCCAAACGAGTCGATCGCGGACGTTCGTCGCCGGCTCACCGACGGTGTGGTTCGCGTGATCACTACGAAACGCGGGCTCGCGGCCGATGCAGCTCGCGACGCCGTTCGGTCGGGAACGTGGACCGACGACCCGGTCGCCGCCGCGTTCCTCGCAGACGACGTTCGCCAGCCGCTCGGCGAACGGCTGCGCGCGACCGTCGATCCCGGCGCAGCGCACGTCCGTCGCGTCCGTCGCACGCTCGCGGCGATCGAGGCGATCGACGACGGGACGGCAGACGTCGACGCCGAGGTGGACGGATGA
- a CDS encoding DUF4129 domain-containing protein: MTGTRRLLFVVGCLCCLLAVASALPAADPRIDGPGDRNGEPVAGDWDAMEATPEFDANTSADRDDRSDGDSQPDDIEIEGPVEPGREVTVDIGGVYHFTNVAIAVNGRNRTRVDKLGRANVTVPYDEEMTVSVPDENRSRTFDVRTDATIEPKTGAAPARDLEITATVGSTNVPDATVTLDGEPVAETDDNGTATVTMPETAGPVDLHVERGPVTGDRTVNVAEPTVRFVTPVLFPGSPAAVQVSADGRPVSGATVSVESGGRKSTDSDGRATMWLPISDEATVTADVGAETATTSVGNLYLRLTAVVVLVPGFAIGVVLTYLRLAAASENRRESSSAGIILAFADIFEQFADALRTLTVTLSEFSLPSVSAPSFSVPRLEFGGVGGFEFPSLGPALSSFGRAFGTLPSLGSLAWSSNDRSGSSLGDLFGTSDDDASDEPTGAEDDGPRLAARPLEPRGPRAEIRAAWHAFLDRLEVDDRETATPGEIARNALAAGFPADRVDRLVAIVRDVEYGGREPSTDKVTAARAAVRELRDHDPDDEEGST; this comes from the coding sequence GTGACGGGGACGCGTCGCCTCCTGTTCGTCGTCGGCTGCCTGTGCTGTCTGCTCGCGGTCGCGAGCGCGCTTCCGGCGGCCGATCCGCGGATCGACGGCCCCGGAGACCGAAACGGCGAGCCAGTCGCCGGCGACTGGGACGCAATGGAAGCGACTCCCGAGTTCGACGCGAACACGTCGGCTGACAGGGATGACCGATCCGACGGAGACTCACAACCCGACGACATCGAGATCGAGGGGCCGGTCGAACCGGGACGCGAGGTGACGGTCGACATCGGGGGAGTCTATCACTTTACGAACGTCGCCATCGCGGTAAACGGCAGGAACCGTACGCGGGTCGATAAGCTCGGCAGAGCCAACGTGACCGTCCCGTACGACGAGGAGATGACGGTTTCCGTTCCCGACGAGAACCGATCGCGAACGTTCGACGTCCGCACGGACGCGACGATCGAACCCAAAACCGGTGCGGCTCCGGCCCGCGACCTCGAGATAACGGCGACCGTCGGATCGACGAACGTCCCCGATGCGACGGTGACGCTCGACGGGGAACCCGTCGCGGAGACCGACGACAACGGCACGGCGACCGTGACGATGCCCGAGACGGCCGGACCGGTGGACCTTCACGTCGAACGCGGTCCGGTGACCGGGGATCGGACCGTCAACGTCGCCGAGCCGACGGTCAGGTTCGTCACGCCCGTGTTGTTCCCGGGATCACCCGCAGCGGTGCAGGTATCCGCCGACGGGAGACCGGTTTCGGGCGCGACAGTCTCCGTCGAGAGCGGCGGGAGGAAGTCGACCGACAGCGACGGTCGGGCGACGATGTGGCTGCCGATCAGCGACGAGGCGACCGTGACCGCCGACGTCGGTGCGGAGACCGCGACGACGAGCGTCGGGAACCTCTACCTCCGGTTGACAGCGGTCGTCGTCCTGGTCCCGGGATTCGCCATCGGCGTGGTGCTGACCTACCTTCGGCTGGCCGCCGCCAGCGAGAACCGTCGCGAGAGTTCCTCAGCCGGAATAATCCTCGCGTTCGCGGATATCTTCGAGCAGTTCGCCGACGCGCTTCGCACCCTGACCGTGACCCTCAGCGAGTTCAGCCTGCCGTCGGTATCGGCTCCGTCGTTCTCCGTGCCGCGCCTCGAGTTCGGCGGGGTCGGCGGCTTCGAGTTCCCGTCGCTCGGTCCGGCGCTCTCGTCGTTCGGACGCGCGTTCGGCACGCTCCCGTCGCTCGGCTCGCTCGCGTGGTCGTCGAACGACCGGAGCGGGTCGTCACTCGGGGATCTGTTCGGGACGAGCGACGACGACGCGAGCGACGAGCCGACGGGAGCCGAAGACGACGGCCCCCGACTGGCTGCTCGGCCCCTCGAACCCCGCGGACCGCGCGCGGAGATCCGGGCGGCGTGGCACGCGTTCCTCGATCGACTCGAGGTAGACGACCGCGAGACAGCGACGCCGGGCGAGATAGCCCGCAACGCGCTCGCCGCCGGGTTCCCGGCCGATCGCGTGGATCGGCTCGTCGCGATCGTTCGCGACGTCGAGTACGGCGGGCGCGAGCCATCGACGGACAAAGTGACCGCCGCTCGAGCCGCGGTGCGAGAACTGCGAGACCACGATCCGGACGACGAGGAGGGATCGACGTGA
- a CDS encoding M48 family metallopeptidase, translating into MNLRLRICAVLGVFVAVSAAFVLAVLWAYGVLLPGFVGGTIVFLRYGTVDVDLLRLPVSWATALVVVVGFLAAQTYYGYQRVLDGTRGDTGDADHAVARTVRRLAMTADVPEPTVRVVADETESCYTVGRLTDATIVVTTGLIDSLDADELEAVLAHEIAHVANRDVTLMTVTTLFLEIADRAYHAARLARRALADPDELSSSSRIALYWFLPLVALTYVFVAPILWVFPTIADWATRTLSQSREFAADAAAARITGKPMALASALVTLAEADATPETDLRTTRTRALCIVPTDLVTGDDTTSLPAIRRPMDASRRRERVTAWLEAATPSTPVDADDSSPTHPAVDDRVRRLSELAAELEGGP; encoded by the coding sequence ATGAATCTCCGGTTGCGAATCTGTGCCGTTCTCGGCGTGTTCGTTGCGGTCAGCGCCGCCTTCGTCCTCGCAGTGCTGTGGGCGTACGGCGTCCTGTTGCCGGGATTCGTCGGCGGCACGATCGTCTTTCTCCGGTACGGGACCGTCGACGTCGACCTCCTCCGGCTGCCGGTGTCCTGGGCGACGGCACTGGTGGTAGTCGTCGGCTTCCTCGCCGCACAGACGTATTACGGCTATCAGCGCGTCCTCGACGGAACTCGCGGCGACACCGGTGACGCGGACCACGCGGTCGCCCGAACGGTCCGACGGCTCGCGATGACGGCCGACGTTCCGGAGCCGACCGTTCGCGTCGTCGCGGACGAAACCGAGAGCTGTTACACCGTCGGCCGGCTCACCGACGCGACGATCGTCGTCACGACGGGACTGATCGACTCCCTCGACGCCGACGAACTCGAGGCCGTACTCGCCCACGAGATCGCCCACGTCGCCAACCGGGACGTGACGCTGATGACGGTTACGACGCTGTTCCTCGAGATCGCCGATCGTGCGTATCACGCGGCCCGGCTCGCGCGCCGGGCACTGGCCGACCCGGACGAGCTATCGAGCAGTAGTCGAATCGCGCTGTACTGGTTTCTCCCGCTCGTCGCGCTCACGTACGTCTTCGTCGCGCCGATCCTGTGGGTGTTCCCGACGATCGCCGACTGGGCGACGCGGACGCTCTCGCAGTCGCGGGAGTTCGCCGCGGACGCCGCGGCTGCCCGGATCACCGGGAAACCGATGGCGCTCGCGAGCGCGCTGGTGACCCTCGCGGAGGCGGACGCGACGCCGGAGACCGATCTCCGAACGACCAGAACGCGCGCACTGTGTATCGTCCCGACCGATCTCGTCACGGGCGACGACACGACGTCGCTGCCCGCGATCCGGCGACCGATGGACGCCTCACGCCGGCGAGAGCGGGTCACGGCCTGGCTCGAGGCCGCCACGCCGTCGACCCCCGTCGACGCCGACGATTCGTCACCGACGCACCCGGCGGTCGACGACCGCGTCCGTCGCCTGTCCGAACTGGCGGCAGAACTGGAGGGAGGACCGTGA
- a CDS encoding NfeD family protein: protein MVESLVGNAPLLLLVVGLVLMVLEAISPGAHLIVIGIALVGAGLIGVLFPPAANVLILAVLTLAIGAAAAYVYREFDFYGGKGTARTTDSDSLSGATGYVTETVTTRSGEVKLEEGGFAPYYSARTTDGTIEEGEEVIVIDPGGGNVLTVESVSAIGEDEIDRALARDKAASDEPDREAADGGESMDGTDTETETEKSK from the coding sequence ATGGTCGAATCCCTCGTGGGAAACGCGCCGCTCTTGCTCCTGGTGGTGGGTCTCGTACTAATGGTACTCGAGGCGATTTCGCCCGGTGCCCACCTCATCGTCATCGGGATCGCCCTGGTCGGGGCGGGGTTGATCGGCGTGCTCTTCCCGCCGGCAGCGAACGTGTTAATCTTGGCAGTGCTGACGCTCGCGATCGGTGCCGCTGCCGCCTACGTCTACCGGGAGTTCGACTTCTACGGCGGGAAGGGAACGGCCCGAACGACGGACTCCGACTCGCTGTCCGGCGCGACGGGCTACGTCACCGAGACCGTGACGACCCGCAGCGGCGAAGTCAAGCTCGAGGAGGGGGGGTTCGCGCCCTACTACAGCGCACGAACGACCGACGGAACGATCGAAGAGGGAGAAGAGGTGATCGTCATCGATCCCGGCGGCGGGAACGTTCTCACGGTCGAGTCGGTCTCCGCGATCGGCGAGGACGAGATCGATCGCGCGCTCGCACGCGACAAGGCTGCGTCCGACGAACCCGATCGTGAGGCCGCCGACGGCGGTGAATCGATGGACGGTACCGACACCGAGACGGAAACCGAGAAATCGAAGTAG
- a CDS encoding SPFH domain-containing protein: MVVQLFPMQALGGAALLVGALVLVVVIAALLSAIEIVDAYEKRALTVFGEYRKLLEPGINFVPPFVSNTYAFDMRTQTLDVPRQEAITRDNSPVTADAVVYIKVMDAKKAFLQVDDYKKAVSNLAQTTLRAVLGDMELDDTLNKRQEINARIREELDEPTDEWGIRVESVEVREVNPSKDVQRAMEQQTSAERKRRAMILEAQGERRSAVEKAEGDKQSEIIRAQGEKQSQILEAQGDSISTVLRARSAESMGERAIIDKGMETLGDIGQGESTTFVMPQELTSLVGRYGKHLSGSDVKENGSELESREFDDETRELIGLDDIAEIIGEIDQEADMDVEAMEQEAQAIKEGKDPAEISDPDEVIEEMDQDFQSQADGGTEVSVDEDEPSTSD; the protein is encoded by the coding sequence ATGGTAGTACAATTGTTCCCGATGCAAGCCCTCGGCGGCGCAGCACTGCTCGTTGGTGCGCTCGTCCTCGTCGTCGTCATCGCCGCGCTCCTCAGCGCGATCGAGATCGTCGACGCCTACGAGAAACGTGCCCTGACCGTCTTCGGGGAGTACCGCAAACTGCTCGAGCCGGGGATCAACTTCGTCCCGCCGTTCGTCTCGAACACGTACGCGTTCGACATGCGTACCCAGACGCTGGACGTGCCCCGACAGGAAGCGATCACGCGCGACAACTCGCCCGTGACCGCCGACGCCGTCGTCTACATCAAGGTGATGGACGCCAAGAAGGCGTTCCTGCAGGTCGACGACTACAAGAAGGCCGTCTCGAACCTCGCCCAGACGACCCTGCGAGCCGTGCTGGGTGACATGGAACTCGACGACACGCTGAACAAGCGCCAGGAGATCAACGCCCGCATCCGCGAGGAACTCGACGAGCCCACCGACGAGTGGGGCATTCGAGTCGAGTCCGTGGAGGTCCGCGAGGTCAACCCCTCGAAGGACGTCCAGCGCGCGATGGAGCAACAGACCTCCGCCGAGCGGAAGCGCCGCGCGATGATCCTCGAGGCGCAGGGTGAACGCCGCAGCGCCGTCGAGAAGGCGGAAGGTGACAAACAGAGCGAAATCATCCGCGCACAGGGTGAAAAGCAGAGCCAGATCCTCGAAGCGCAGGGTGACTCGATCTCGACCGTCCTCCGTGCTCGCTCTGCCGAATCGATGGGTGAGCGCGCCATCATCGACAAAGGCATGGAGACGCTCGGCGACATCGGGCAGGGCGAATCGACGACGTTCGTCATGCCCCAGGAGCTCACCTCGCTGGTCGGTCGCTACGGCAAGCACCTCTCGGGCAGCGACGTGAAAGAGAACGGCTCCGAACTCGAGAGCCGCGAGTTCGACGACGAAACGCGGGAGCTGATCGGTCTGGACGACATCGCCGAGATCATCGGCGAGATCGATCAGGAGGCGGACATGGACGTCGAAGCGATGGAGCAGGAGGCCCAGGCGATCAAGGAAGGCAAGGATCCGGCGGAGATCTCCGACCCCGACGAGGTCATCGAGGAGATGGATCAGGACTTCCAGAGTCAGGCCGACGGCGGCACCGAGGTGTCGGTCGACGAGGACGAACCGTCCACGAGCGACTGA
- a CDS encoding winged helix-turn-helix transcriptional regulator translates to MTPPDGVDDEKRATLRRFAALGAASPLVGRSDSAAADTGESDARDAIAGYLSTTPGAHFSKIRDDLQLGTGETQHHLRRLEDLEAIERYRDGDYKRFVTAGRFDEFEKRALGYLRRETPRGMLIELLLRSDPTAGDLAEALDVSPPTVSKYAGELEEAGLLSRADGYAVERPETVLVLVVRHADSFGDRAQRLARDADQFLEYQS, encoded by the coding sequence ATGACACCACCCGATGGGGTCGACGACGAGAAACGAGCGACCCTGCGCCGATTCGCCGCCCTCGGTGCCGCCTCCCCGCTGGTCGGTCGGTCGGATTCAGCGGCGGCTGACACGGGTGAAAGCGACGCCCGCGATGCGATCGCGGGCTATCTCTCCACGACGCCGGGCGCGCACTTCTCCAAGATCCGCGACGACCTCCAACTCGGGACCGGCGAAACCCAACATCACCTCCGCCGCCTCGAGGACCTCGAGGCGATCGAGCGCTATCGCGACGGCGATTACAAACGCTTCGTCACCGCCGGCCGATTCGACGAGTTCGAGAAACGGGCGCTGGGGTACCTTCGTCGAGAGACGCCCCGGGGCATGCTCATCGAACTCCTCCTGCGTTCGGACCCCACCGCCGGCGACCTCGCCGAGGCGCTGGACGTCTCGCCGCCGACGGTGAGCAAGTACGCCGGCGAGCTCGAGGAAGCCGGGCTACTCTCTCGAGCGGACGGCTACGCGGTCGAACGACCGGAGACGGTGCTTGTCCTGGTCGTCCGTCACGCGGATTCCTTCGGCGACCGAGCGCAACGGCTCGCGCGGGACGCGGATCAGTTCCTCGAGTATCAGAGTTAA
- a CDS encoding HAD family hydrolase, which yields MTVVLFDMDGVILEGPRTDPQVYADAADAALAELDADPTPPQRRDFRTHDEDRIRTHCTELGIDPAQFWERKEAYASSSTHDRLRSGERDSYDDIDAIHDLGEQTAIGLVTNNRHETAEFVADYFGFDFDVVRGRDPTFDGYDRRKPAPYYIEDALAELGVTDGLYVGDSATDVTAGAAAGLETAFLRRPHNRDQERPPNATHELESLTELLSIVDSAEK from the coding sequence ATGACGGTCGTACTGTTCGACATGGACGGCGTCATCCTCGAGGGGCCCCGGACCGACCCGCAGGTGTACGCCGACGCCGCCGACGCGGCGCTCGCCGAACTCGACGCCGATCCGACGCCGCCCCAGCGTCGCGATTTCAGAACTCACGACGAGGACCGGATCCGGACCCACTGCACGGAACTCGGGATCGATCCGGCGCAGTTCTGGGAGCGCAAGGAAGCATACGCCTCGAGTAGCACCCACGATCGCCTCCGGTCGGGCGAGCGCGACTCCTACGACGATATCGACGCGATTCACGATCTCGGCGAACAGACCGCGATCGGACTCGTCACCAACAATCGCCACGAAACGGCCGAATTCGTCGCCGACTACTTCGGGTTCGACTTCGACGTCGTCCGCGGTCGCGATCCGACGTTCGACGGGTACGACCGACGCAAACCGGCTCCCTACTACATCGAGGACGCCCTCGCCGAGCTCGGCGTCACCGACGGCCTGTACGTCGGCGATTCGGCAACAGACGTCACGGCAGGAGCGGCGGCCGGCCTCGAGACGGCGTTCCTCCGACGGCCGCACAATCGCGATCAGGAGCGACCGCCGAACGCGACGCACGAGCTCGAGTCTTTGACGGAGTTACTGTCAATCGTCGACTCCGCGGAGAAATAG
- a CDS encoding DUF7123 family protein, with the protein MAPDLTSKQQRILEYLRNNAATKTYFKSRLIGKELGMTAKEVGSNITALQDGDYDVEIEKWGYSSSTTWKVDI; encoded by the coding sequence ATGGCCCCCGACCTCACGAGTAAACAACAGCGGATTCTGGAGTACCTCCGGAACAACGCGGCGACGAAGACGTACTTCAAATCCCGCCTCATCGGCAAGGAACTCGGGATGACGGCGAAAGAGGTCGGCTCGAACATTACAGCGCTCCAGGACGGTGACTACGACGTCGAGATCGAAAAATGGGGTTACTCGTCGAGCACCACCTGGAAAGTCGACATTTAA
- the yjjX gene encoding inosine/xanthosine triphosphatase, producing MELAVGSTNPVKIDAVERTLERYEPTVIAVDVDSGVDEQPRSIAETVTGAENRARRALAATDADYGVGLEGGVARLEGTPGLSLVMWGAVTDGNRMERGGGPTLRLPESVAREVADGAELGPVMDDLLGTEDVAEREGAAGALTAGLTDRTQALGDAVASSFGPFVTEYYDTDH from the coding sequence ATGGAACTCGCAGTCGGGAGTACGAACCCCGTCAAGATCGACGCCGTCGAGCGGACCCTCGAGCGATACGAGCCGACCGTGATCGCCGTCGACGTCGACTCCGGCGTCGACGAACAACCGCGGTCGATCGCGGAAACCGTCACCGGTGCGGAGAACCGCGCCCGACGAGCGCTCGCGGCGACCGACGCCGACTACGGCGTGGGGTTAGAGGGTGGCGTCGCTCGCCTCGAGGGGACGCCGGGGCTCTCCCTGGTCATGTGGGGTGCCGTGACGGACGGCAATCGCATGGAGCGAGGCGGCGGGCCGACGCTTCGACTTCCGGAGTCCGTCGCGAGGGAGGTCGCGGACGGTGCGGAACTGGGGCCGGTGATGGACGACCTCCTCGGAACGGAGGACGTCGCCGAGAGGGAGGGCGCTGCGGGCGCACTCACCGCCGGGTTGACCGATCGAACGCAAGCGCTCGGTGACGCAGTTGCGTCTTCGTTCGGACCGTTCGTAACGGAGTATTACGACACCGATCACTGA